From one Ochrobactrum vermis genomic stretch:
- the vapC gene encoding type II toxin-antitoxin system tRNA(fMet)-specific endonuclease VapC, whose protein sequence is MLRYMLDTNICIFTIKNRPQQVREAFNRFHDQLCISSVSLMELIYGAEKSVHPEKNLAVVEGFAARLEVLSYDEAAANHTGQLRAELARSGTPIGPYDQLIAGHARSRGLIIVTNNRREFDRVPGLRVEDWTD, encoded by the coding sequence ATGCTGAGGTACATGCTGGATACCAATATATGCATTTTCACGATCAAGAACCGACCGCAGCAAGTGCGTGAGGCGTTCAACCGCTTCCACGATCAACTGTGCATCAGCTCGGTTAGTTTGATGGAATTGATTTACGGCGCGGAAAAGTCTGTCCATCCTGAAAAGAACCTTGCAGTCGTGGAGGGGTTCGCAGCTCGCCTCGAGGTGTTATCGTATGATGAAGCGGCAGCAAACCACACCGGCCAATTACGTGCTGAATTGGCCCGCAGTGGAACTCCTATTGGCCCATACGATCAGTTGATTGCTGGCCACGCTCGCTCACGTGGTCTGATTATCGTTACGAATAATCGCAGGGAGTTTGATCGTGTTCCTGGCTTACGAGTAGAAGACTGGACCGATTAG
- the vapB gene encoding type II toxin-antitoxin system VapB family antitoxin: protein MEQGAVFQNNRSQAIRLPKAVALPADVKRVDIVAVGRTRIIAPAGEVWDSWFDGLEATSDFMNERDQPASQEREAF, encoded by the coding sequence ATGGAACAGGGAGCAGTATTCCAGAACAATCGAAGCCAAGCTATCCGCTTGCCAAAGGCAGTAGCTTTGCCTGCTGATGTGAAGCGTGTCGATATCGTTGCTGTGGGGCGCACTCGAATTATAGCACCCGCTGGTGAGGTCTGGGATAGCTGGTTTGATGGCTTAGAGGCGACATCTGACTTCATGAATGAGCGTGATCAGCCTGCTTCACAGGAACGCGAGGCGTTTTAA
- a CDS encoding hydantoinase B/oxoprolinase family protein, translating to MLSRSEFCPKDRFELSVFCNLVTAITEEACGVLARTAYTTFIKEAEDFSVALAKSDGTFFAFPGRSGVPTAVALPMDDVLARITSWKPGDILLTNDPYLSGGMVTHTPDVTMIAPVFFEDQLVAFRWSFLHSSDVGGAVPGSLAASFTEVFQEGLRIPPTKLYQAGKLNEDLYNLIVTNVRVPDQLWGDLQAMVSAFHVAGDRLVALFTKYGLERTNELIDECISYAEVKARTVIESIPDGVYSFVDYLDDDINSPHPVRICLALNKAGSEIHVDFSGTDPQVMAAINLATAGKKAHTWLTVGILQFLLTADPEIPVNGGVLRPISVHAPVGTIVHAVEPAALGGRAVSGIRVMDATFGALIQALPGQVPAAGSGQGLLPVISMPDMESGRRKVNILQPLIGGTGARPGADGYDGTHYSLGFMKNTPIEVIETDMDVLVHSYGYVQDSGGAGEFRGGLGVGLRAEVTAADTTVAVRGMERTRFAPWGAFGGRCGGLTRKLRTNPGRPNEIVHPKSSDFVRLSPGDLIEFATAGGGGYGDPLLRAPEKVAEDLAFGFVSKAEAEEVYGVVFQDGINQADLAATNNKRKTIRQVRPPQADPFTFCEARLAHEATWTVQAYEALGTILSTLPIYARPFAKQALMDRVAGLGGAPSSVTPEFIRRLWKENAQMPFLTRSH from the coding sequence ATGCTTAGCAGAAGCGAATTCTGCCCAAAAGACAGGTTCGAGCTTTCGGTATTCTGCAATCTCGTCACCGCGATCACGGAAGAGGCGTGTGGTGTACTCGCTCGTACCGCCTATACAACTTTTATCAAGGAGGCCGAGGACTTTTCAGTCGCTCTCGCGAAGTCGGATGGGACCTTTTTCGCTTTCCCCGGGCGCTCCGGCGTGCCGACCGCGGTCGCGTTGCCGATGGATGACGTCCTGGCCCGTATTACTTCCTGGAAACCCGGTGACATTCTCCTGACGAATGATCCGTATCTTTCGGGCGGCATGGTCACGCATACGCCGGACGTGACGATGATCGCCCCGGTCTTCTTCGAAGACCAGCTCGTCGCTTTTCGCTGGAGTTTCCTGCACTCCTCCGATGTCGGCGGTGCTGTACCGGGCAGCCTGGCCGCGTCTTTCACGGAGGTGTTTCAGGAGGGATTGCGAATTCCGCCGACCAAACTCTATCAGGCGGGAAAGCTCAACGAAGATCTCTATAACCTCATCGTCACCAATGTCCGTGTGCCGGACCAGCTTTGGGGTGATCTGCAGGCGATGGTGTCCGCGTTTCATGTCGCGGGCGATCGGTTGGTGGCGCTTTTCACCAAATATGGGCTGGAGCGCACCAACGAGCTGATCGACGAGTGTATTTCATATGCAGAGGTGAAAGCACGCACTGTAATCGAATCCATCCCCGATGGTGTTTATAGCTTCGTCGACTATCTCGACGACGATATAAATTCTCCGCACCCGGTGAGGATATGTCTGGCGCTGAACAAGGCTGGCAGCGAGATACATGTGGATTTTAGCGGCACCGATCCGCAGGTAATGGCTGCGATCAACCTCGCTACTGCGGGAAAGAAGGCTCACACCTGGCTCACTGTGGGGATCCTTCAATTTCTGCTGACAGCTGATCCGGAAATTCCAGTTAATGGCGGTGTATTGCGCCCTATTTCTGTTCACGCACCGGTTGGTACAATTGTCCATGCGGTGGAGCCAGCGGCACTTGGTGGCCGAGCCGTCAGCGGCATTCGTGTGATGGACGCAACTTTCGGTGCCCTCATCCAGGCTCTCCCAGGTCAGGTCCCGGCGGCTGGAAGCGGGCAAGGGCTGTTACCGGTGATCTCGATGCCCGATATGGAGAGTGGCCGCCGCAAGGTAAATATCCTGCAGCCATTGATTGGAGGCACTGGCGCGCGGCCCGGAGCAGATGGTTACGACGGCACGCACTATTCGCTGGGGTTCATGAAGAACACGCCCATTGAAGTCATTGAGACAGATATGGACGTATTGGTTCATTCTTATGGATACGTTCAAGATTCAGGCGGTGCAGGAGAGTTCAGGGGCGGGCTCGGAGTTGGCTTGCGAGCGGAAGTGACTGCCGCGGATACAACGGTGGCAGTCCGGGGTATGGAGCGGACGCGCTTTGCTCCGTGGGGGGCGTTCGGTGGGCGATGTGGAGGCCTTACCAGGAAACTGCGGACAAACCCTGGACGCCCCAACGAGATCGTTCATCCCAAGAGTTCGGATTTTGTACGTCTTTCACCTGGGGACTTGATCGAGTTCGCCACTGCCGGTGGAGGCGGCTACGGAGATCCTCTATTGCGAGCACCAGAAAAGGTGGCTGAGGATCTCGCCTTTGGCTTTGTTAGTAAAGCTGAAGCCGAGGAGGTCTATGGTGTCGTGTTCCAAGACGGCATCAACCAGGCCGATCTTGCTGCCACCAACAATAAGCGGAAAACGATCCGGCAGGTGCGTCCGCCACAAGCCGACCCGTTCACGTTCTGCGAGGCCAGATTGGCCCACGAGGCGACATGGACGGTGCAAGCATATGAGGCACTAGGAACAATCCTATCGACCTTGCCGATATATGCCCGACCGTTTGCAAAGCAAGCACTGATGGACAGAGTTGCGGGATTAGGCGGAGCACCATCCTCCGTTACACCTGAATTCATTAGGCGGCTTTGGAAGGAAAATGCGCAAATGCCCTTCCTCACGCGTTCGCATTAG
- a CDS encoding hydantoinase/oxoprolinase family protein — translation MTVRIGIDIGGTFTDVSLLRDDGSALVFKTPSTPLSPETGVIRGIEIALERAGAAAADCVELIVGATVGLNAIIERKGAPVGFLVTAGFEDMLELGRVKMTNVFSLKEVRRPPLIRKNWVRGVEERLNAQGAVIKPLDTRQLVAATRELVDMGAQTIALLFLHSYRNPQHERIAKESLQKAFPGLDVAISSDLWPQLREYERATVLAMNSYILPKTRSYLTAIETEKKRLGIKCPVYVSASNGGLVPVSQALERPISTLLSGPSAGVVAAVELMRRSSIPSAITFDMGGTSADICVLEKENIPYAWGQEIQGLPVIMPYVDVSAIGSGGGSIAFLDNAGLLRVGPHSAGSNPGPAAYGRGGTSPTVTDAYLVSGFIDPENFIGGEIDLSLDRALAAIETIASPLGMTVTETAMGIIKITTSVQVAELTRLAAKKGIDLRDFTLLPFGGAGPTQACLLADELQIRKIVIPAAPGVFCAFGAAHADFRLDYVRTVYGLLSTLLEADVEAWFAAQEDQARLALSDVGDRIRTFEVIRTADVRYAGQGFEISIPFTTIDDIDDNFRAEYAKRYGSQHGHAPVEIIAFRATVVGCRTHPPLSIRKSVDSPDTNICREILLGGGALNVPVFQRSTLNPGWRSTGPFLIDQADTTCVVTSGWHAEVDDYGTLHLTKETTNA, via the coding sequence ATGACAGTCCGAATTGGAATCGACATCGGTGGGACATTCACCGATGTCAGCCTTTTGCGCGACGACGGAAGCGCGCTGGTGTTCAAGACGCCCTCGACGCCTTTGTCTCCGGAGACCGGGGTTATCCGCGGTATCGAGATCGCCCTTGAGCGGGCGGGTGCCGCCGCCGCCGACTGCGTGGAGCTGATTGTCGGCGCGACTGTAGGGCTGAACGCGATCATCGAGCGCAAGGGCGCGCCAGTCGGGTTTCTCGTTACCGCCGGCTTTGAAGACATGCTCGAACTTGGCCGGGTCAAGATGACCAATGTGTTTAGCCTGAAGGAGGTACGTCGTCCCCCATTGATCCGGAAGAACTGGGTACGTGGCGTCGAAGAAAGGCTGAACGCGCAAGGCGCTGTCATCAAGCCGCTAGACACTCGGCAGCTCGTCGCGGCAACCCGAGAGCTAGTTGACATGGGTGCGCAGACGATTGCCCTCCTTTTCCTGCATTCCTATCGGAACCCACAGCACGAGCGTATCGCCAAGGAAAGCCTCCAGAAAGCGTTTCCAGGACTGGATGTTGCAATTTCAAGCGATCTGTGGCCGCAACTGCGGGAATATGAACGCGCTACCGTTTTGGCCATGAACAGCTACATATTGCCCAAGACCCGGAGCTACCTTACCGCGATCGAAACTGAAAAGAAGCGTTTGGGCATCAAATGTCCCGTCTATGTGTCCGCTTCGAACGGCGGGTTGGTGCCAGTATCGCAGGCTCTTGAGCGACCGATCTCGACCCTGTTGTCAGGACCCTCGGCAGGGGTCGTCGCCGCAGTTGAACTAATGCGCCGCAGCTCCATCCCCAGTGCAATAACCTTCGACATGGGTGGGACGAGCGCGGACATATGTGTTCTGGAAAAAGAGAACATTCCATATGCCTGGGGGCAGGAAATCCAAGGATTGCCGGTTATCATGCCGTATGTCGACGTTTCGGCGATAGGCTCCGGCGGTGGATCGATTGCTTTTCTGGACAACGCTGGGCTCCTCAGGGTTGGTCCACACAGCGCGGGATCCAATCCGGGGCCTGCTGCTTATGGACGTGGCGGCACGAGCCCGACGGTGACGGATGCCTATCTCGTCAGCGGGTTCATAGATCCAGAAAACTTCATCGGCGGCGAAATTGATCTAAGCCTCGATCGTGCGCTGGCAGCCATCGAAACCATCGCCAGTCCGCTCGGTATGACGGTCACGGAAACTGCTATGGGCATTATCAAGATCACGACCTCCGTTCAGGTTGCAGAGTTGACGCGTCTTGCTGCAAAGAAGGGAATTGATCTTCGCGATTTCACACTGTTGCCCTTTGGAGGCGCCGGACCAACTCAAGCATGCCTTCTGGCGGATGAGTTACAGATCCGCAAAATTGTCATTCCCGCCGCGCCAGGCGTGTTCTGCGCATTCGGCGCTGCGCACGCCGATTTCCGGTTGGATTATGTCCGTACCGTCTACGGTTTGCTCAGCACGCTTCTGGAAGCCGATGTCGAAGCCTGGTTTGCTGCTCAGGAGGACCAAGCCCGTTTGGCTCTGAGCGATGTCGGGGATCGCATCCGGACGTTCGAGGTCATTCGCACAGCCGATGTGCGCTATGCAGGTCAGGGATTTGAAATCTCAATCCCCTTTACCACGATTGATGACATTGATGATAACTTCCGTGCCGAATATGCGAAGCGCTACGGCTCTCAGCATGGCCACGCTCCAGTGGAGATCATCGCCTTCAGAGCCACGGTGGTTGGGTGTCGTACACACCCCCCACTGTCAATCCGGAAATCCGTCGACTCTCCCGACACAAACATTTGTCGCGAGATACTTCTTGGCGGCGGCGCTCTGAACGTTCCCGTCTTTCAACGGTCAACGCTGAATCCAGGTTGGCGCTCGACCGGCCCCTTCCTCATCGACCAGGCAGATACGACCTGCGTCGTCACCAGTGGCTGGCACGCCGAGGTCGATGACTATGGCACCCTGCATCTGACTAAGGAGACCACCAATGCTTAG
- a CDS encoding DUF3830 family protein codes for MSRQFKVSLTRRGVSAIAQMQETAAPKLADLIWSALPIEGPVFHAKRSNNEIYTLAAPFGTGEPMPENATIFPIPGDIAYFHLPPVKVVNYVTALKQHLPPELYEVAPQTGLADLGIFYGRNNFLFGPLGPGPGSVFATIVEGLQEFAAACNDLWYAGAVDEKLRFSHID; via the coding sequence ATGAGCAGACAGTTCAAAGTGTCATTGACTAGACGCGGCGTTTCCGCAATCGCCCAGATGCAGGAAACAGCGGCTCCCAAACTCGCTGATCTCATATGGTCGGCACTGCCGATCGAGGGGCCCGTGTTCCACGCCAAGCGATCCAATAACGAAATCTATACACTTGCGGCTCCATTTGGAACCGGTGAACCGATGCCGGAAAACGCGACCATCTTTCCCATCCCCGGCGACATCGCCTATTTTCACCTGCCGCCGGTTAAGGTCGTGAACTATGTCACCGCGTTGAAACAGCATTTACCGCCCGAGCTTTATGAGGTTGCGCCCCAGACTGGGCTTGCTGACTTGGGTATCTTTTACGGGCGCAACAACTTTCTGTTTGGTCCACTGGGGCCGGGGCCGGGTAGCGTCTTTGCTACTATCGTTGAAGGGCTCCAGGAGTTCGCAGCCGCTTGCAACGACCTATGGTATGCCGGAGCGGTCGACGAGAAGCTCCGCTTTAGCCATATCGATTAG